One Methylocaldum marinum DNA window includes the following coding sequences:
- a CDS encoding cation:proton antiporter domain-containing protein, with protein sequence MHNLGLLENIAVTLSVAFIGGLIVQRIGLPSIVGYLLAGVAIGPFTPGYLADSETINQLAELGIVFLMFGVGLHFSFADLWKVRDIAIVGTLGQMLTMLALGYGLSQYWGWTPKSGLVLGLVLSIASTIVMLRGFMDKGWLNTPDGQVAVGWRVMEDIATVLMIMILPNLADTGKPMEWHTLGLALLSALGFLVVMLFVGKRFIPWLLLRVAHTRSRELFILAVLAASLGIALGASQLFGVSLALGAFVAGAVVSESPLSHRIASDLLPFREAFSVLFFVSVGMMLDPSFLVDHLEPVLILTALVVIGKFLVSGLWVLPFPRPASTALVVAAGSCQIGEFSFILDQTGLSLGILDKTQHALILAAALLSIVVNPFMLHSVHPLQRSLRGVQPLWRWLDRHGSTQTPVEDSVADHVVVVGYGRVGSHIVDVMGELGIPYLVIDFRISRIEKLAKRSVPTLLGDTANSDVLSHAALHRARLLVVTLPEEAATELTVAAARDIAPNLPIIARAATRAGVKRLSELGAQLVIHPELEGGLQVLRHTLLQLGFPLHEVRRYADTVRRENYEALVKAQGEHELLRDLLDASELIDIAWRKVPEESPLAGKMLGEAALRTRTGATLVAIKRKNELMVNPSTQTVFLPGDRIGLLGNPEQLAAVEHLLAAHPAEFDAA encoded by the coding sequence ATGCATAATCTGGGTTTACTTGAAAATATCGCTGTTACGCTCAGCGTGGCTTTTATAGGGGGACTGATCGTACAACGCATCGGTTTGCCGTCTATCGTGGGTTATCTGCTGGCGGGCGTCGCCATCGGCCCGTTTACGCCGGGGTATTTGGCCGATTCCGAAACCATCAATCAGTTGGCCGAACTGGGCATCGTCTTTCTGATGTTCGGCGTCGGACTGCATTTTTCCTTTGCCGATCTGTGGAAAGTGCGCGATATCGCCATCGTGGGTACGCTGGGACAAATGCTGACCATGCTGGCTTTGGGCTATGGCCTGAGCCAGTACTGGGGCTGGACGCCGAAATCCGGTCTGGTGCTCGGACTGGTGCTGTCCATCGCCAGCACCATCGTCATGCTCCGGGGCTTCATGGACAAGGGCTGGCTGAATACCCCGGACGGGCAGGTCGCGGTCGGCTGGCGGGTCATGGAAGACATCGCCACCGTCCTGATGATCATGATCCTGCCCAACCTGGCGGACACCGGAAAGCCCATGGAATGGCACACGCTCGGTCTCGCTCTGCTCTCGGCCCTGGGCTTTCTCGTAGTCATGCTGTTCGTGGGAAAACGCTTCATTCCCTGGCTGCTGCTGCGGGTGGCCCATACCCGCTCGCGCGAGCTGTTCATCCTTGCGGTCTTGGCCGCCTCCTTGGGAATTGCCTTGGGCGCTTCGCAATTGTTCGGGGTTTCACTGGCGCTGGGAGCTTTTGTCGCAGGAGCGGTAGTGAGCGAGTCGCCGCTCAGCCACCGCATCGCATCCGATCTGCTGCCGTTCCGCGAAGCCTTTTCCGTCTTGTTTTTCGTGTCCGTCGGCATGATGCTCGATCCGAGCTTTCTGGTGGATCATCTCGAACCGGTGCTGATTCTCACCGCTCTGGTGGTCATCGGAAAGTTCCTCGTCTCGGGGCTCTGGGTGTTGCCGTTCCCGCGCCCGGCCAGTACCGCGCTGGTGGTTGCGGCCGGCTCCTGCCAGATCGGCGAATTTTCCTTCATCCTGGATCAGACCGGCTTGAGTCTCGGCATACTGGATAAGACTCAACACGCGCTGATTCTCGCGGCCGCTCTTCTGTCCATCGTCGTGAATCCGTTCATGCTGCACAGCGTTCATCCGCTGCAACGGAGCCTGAGAGGCGTCCAGCCGTTGTGGCGATGGCTGGACCGTCACGGCTCTACGCAGACGCCGGTGGAGGATTCGGTCGCCGATCATGTGGTGGTGGTCGGCTACGGACGGGTGGGTTCGCATATCGTGGACGTGATGGGGGAGCTGGGGATTCCGTATCTGGTCATCGATTTCCGTATCAGCCGGATCGAAAAATTGGCCAAAAGAAGTGTCCCCACGCTGCTGGGCGATACGGCCAACTCCGACGTTCTGAGCCATGCGGCGCTGCACCGGGCTCGTCTGCTGGTGGTGACTTTGCCTGAGGAGGCCGCCACCGAACTGACCGTCGCGGCAGCCCGGGACATTGCCCCGAATCTCCCGATCATCGCTCGTGCAGCCACCCGGGCCGGGGTCAAGCGCCTCTCGGAATTGGGCGCGCAACTGGTAATCCATCCGGAATTGGAAGGTGGCCTGCAGGTGCTGCGGCACACGCTGCTGCAACTGGGCTTCCCTCTACATGAAGTCCGGCGCTACGCCGATACGGTGCGCCGCGAAAACTACGAGGCCCTGGTCAAGGCGCAGGGCGAGCACGAATTGCTCAGGGATTTGCTCGATGCTTCCGAACTGATCGACATCGCCTGGCGAAAAGTACCCGAGGAAAGTCCGCTGGCCGGGAAGATGCTGGGCGAGGCCGCCCTCCGTACCCGGACCGGCGCCACCCTGGTGGCGATCAAGCGTAAGAACGAACTAATGGTCAACCCGTCTACCCAGACCGTATTTCTTCCGGGAGACCGCATCGGCCTGCTCGGAAACCCGGAGCAGTTGGCGGCCGTGGAGCATTTGCTGGCCGCGCATCCGGCTGAGTTTGATGCGGCGTGA
- a CDS encoding RT0821/Lpp0805 family surface protein, whose protein sequence is MAATKTSPVFDRFNPFVFLGGTLLALSLSFPQDAYSDPPDWAPAHGYRNKHRDKHRDDYDDRYERREIHHDYGQDHDYGVRSGRCDRTMVGKVLGGIAGGALGGVIGSRVGEGDTGATIIGAVAGTVIGAIIGDHIARRMDESDMFCTGRALDFAPDRRSVHWMNPDNQVDYLVTPLRTFNDNGIRCREFSTRMTYGKQRDSVNNIACRQPDGSWVIRN, encoded by the coding sequence ATGGCGGCGACGAAAACGTCACCCGTATTCGATCGGTTCAACCCTTTCGTTTTTCTCGGCGGAACTCTGTTGGCGCTTAGCCTGAGCTTTCCCCAGGACGCATACAGCGATCCGCCCGACTGGGCACCTGCCCACGGCTACCGGAACAAACACAGGGACAAACATCGCGATGACTACGACGACCGTTACGAACGCCGCGAAATCCATCACGACTACGGCCAGGACCACGACTACGGCGTGCGGTCGGGACGCTGCGACCGCACCATGGTCGGCAAGGTGCTGGGCGGCATTGCGGGCGGTGCGCTCGGCGGGGTCATCGGTTCGCGGGTCGGCGAGGGCGACACCGGTGCGACGATCATAGGCGCCGTCGCCGGCACCGTGATCGGCGCCATCATCGGCGACCACATCGCTCGCCGAATGGACGAAAGCGACATGTTCTGCACCGGTCGGGCGCTCGATTTCGCCCCCGACCGCCGCAGCGTTCACTGGATGAACCCGGACAACCAGGTGGACTACCTGGTCACGCCCCTGCGGACCTTCAACGACAACGGGATACGCTGCCGCGAATTCTCCACCCGCATGACCTACGGCAAGCAGCGCGACTCGGTCAATAACATTGCCTGCCGCCAGCCTGACGGGAGCTGGGTGATTCGGAATTGA
- a CDS encoding HAD-IC family P-type ATPase — protein MFEDTNDNKRSIDWHGHEADDAIKRLHSDRHRGLSSQEVQQRLKRFGRNRLPPPRRRPGWLRFLLQFHNVLIYVMLVAAGTTAMLGDWIDTGVLLGAVFVNAIIGFIQEGKAEKALDAIRGMLSLRTIVVRDAERIEIRAEDLVPGDIVVLASGDKVPADLRVVAAKGLRVNEAILTGESEAVEKTVAPVPVDALLGDRKCMLYSGTLVVSGQATAVAVATGVHTELGRISAMLERVQAVTTPLLRQIAGFGHWLALAIVLMSAATYAIGVLWRGHPPAEMFMMAVALAASAIPEGLPAIMTITLALGVRRMAHRNAIIRHLPAVETLGSVTVICSDKTGTLTRNEMTVQRVITGDHVFEVTGVGYAPDGGIHLGGEAVPPDQYPELAEIARAAVLCNDAQLRKSADETWQVAGDPTEGALLAFAIKAGVDPAWERESLPRTDAIPFESEHRLMATLNHDHEGRGTIYVKGAPERIFEMCDRQGGVQEALLDLDYWRRSASDAAADGLRLLAIAAKPAEEAQREVQFSDLKNGFRLLALVGIIDPPREEAVAAVAACRTAGIRVKMITGDHVDTARAIGAQLGIGRNRPALTGAEIEDMDDAQLRKAVLDVDVFARASPEHKLRLVQALQAAGQVAAMTGDGVNDAPALKRADVGVAMGLKGTEAAKEAADMVLADDNFATIGNAVREGRGIYDNIRKFVLFMLPTNGGEALVVVAAILFELALPLTPAQVLWINMVTSSTLGLALAFERPERDIMRRPPRDPKESLLSWFFAWRILMVSVLMMAGALGLFLWELDQGSSLETARTMAVSAVVGAEMFYLINSRYFFKSAFSLEGLFGNRYVLIAIMACAGLQFAYSHTRPLQVLFGSTDLSPEEWLKVTLAGVFVFGVAEIEKAVIRISRRIRRKLRAGTKTEYRHLHKEESQLRTPTTVLAATDFSDDATNAACRAAMLAAEQQGRLELLHVVSATSLRVVREMLRSHDDAEEKLVDDAQRRLDASRSQVVGETQVAAFSRVAIGSVPEEILSASEQADLLVLGARGLSPWREFLLGTTADRLLRQCKRPVLVVKRPLAASYRRVLVPIDFSPHSIAALKMAMVIAPHADIMVVHGSAVAFEGALRQAGIIEDEIDRYRAQAQHQALSSLSALIDEVSDGSHRIFRTVEHEDAARLILAKEESFNADLIVIGKHGKTIVEEMLLGSVTRRILSDSKCDVLIVHGDSTAGA, from the coding sequence ATGTTTGAAGATACAAACGACAACAAGCGATCGATCGATTGGCACGGCCACGAAGCTGACGACGCCATCAAACGGCTCCATTCGGATCGCCATCGCGGGCTGTCCTCTCAAGAGGTTCAGCAGCGGCTGAAACGTTTCGGCCGCAACCGGCTCCCGCCGCCGCGCCGGCGTCCGGGCTGGCTGCGCTTCCTTCTCCAGTTCCATAACGTCCTGATATACGTGATGCTTGTCGCTGCCGGAACCACGGCGATGTTGGGCGATTGGATCGACACGGGCGTGCTTTTGGGTGCCGTTTTCGTCAACGCCATCATCGGGTTTATCCAGGAAGGCAAGGCGGAAAAAGCCCTGGATGCGATCCGCGGCATGCTGTCGCTGCGCACGATCGTTGTCCGCGACGCCGAGCGCATTGAAATCAGGGCCGAGGACCTGGTGCCCGGCGATATCGTGGTGCTCGCCTCCGGTGACAAGGTTCCCGCCGATCTGCGGGTGGTCGCGGCCAAAGGGCTGCGCGTGAACGAGGCCATCCTGACCGGCGAATCAGAGGCGGTGGAAAAGACGGTTGCACCCGTGCCGGTCGACGCGCTTCTGGGCGATCGCAAATGCATGCTCTATTCGGGCACGCTGGTGGTTTCCGGGCAGGCGACGGCGGTGGCGGTCGCGACCGGCGTCCACACCGAATTGGGCCGGATCAGCGCAATGCTGGAGCGGGTGCAGGCGGTGACGACACCCTTGCTGCGCCAGATCGCCGGATTCGGCCATTGGCTCGCGCTGGCGATCGTGCTGATGTCCGCGGCCACTTATGCCATCGGCGTGCTGTGGCGCGGGCATCCGCCCGCCGAGATGTTCATGATGGCCGTGGCGCTGGCGGCCTCGGCCATACCGGAAGGGCTGCCGGCCATCATGACCATCACGCTCGCGCTCGGTGTGCGGCGCATGGCTCACCGCAACGCCATCATCCGGCATTTGCCGGCGGTGGAAACGCTGGGTTCGGTGACCGTCATCTGTTCCGACAAGACCGGTACCCTGACCCGGAACGAGATGACCGTACAGCGGGTGATTACCGGCGATCACGTATTCGAGGTAACCGGCGTGGGCTATGCGCCCGACGGCGGCATTCATCTGGGCGGAGAGGCGGTGCCGCCCGACCAATATCCCGAGCTGGCCGAAATTGCCCGTGCCGCCGTGCTCTGCAATGACGCACAGCTGCGTAAATCGGCCGACGAAACCTGGCAGGTGGCGGGCGATCCGACCGAAGGCGCGCTGCTGGCATTCGCCATCAAGGCAGGTGTCGACCCTGCGTGGGAGCGGGAATCTTTGCCGCGTACCGATGCCATTCCCTTCGAATCCGAGCATCGGCTCATGGCCACGCTCAACCACGATCACGAAGGGCGGGGAACCATTTACGTCAAGGGCGCACCGGAACGGATCTTTGAAATGTGCGATCGCCAGGGCGGCGTACAGGAGGCTCTGCTGGATCTGGACTATTGGCGCCGCTCCGCCTCCGATGCGGCGGCCGATGGGCTGCGGCTCCTGGCGATCGCCGCAAAGCCCGCCGAGGAAGCGCAGCGCGAGGTGCAATTCTCGGATTTGAAAAACGGTTTCCGCTTGCTTGCTCTGGTCGGCATCATTGACCCGCCGCGGGAAGAAGCGGTGGCGGCCGTGGCGGCGTGCAGAACCGCGGGCATCCGGGTGAAGATGATTACCGGCGACCATGTCGATACGGCGCGCGCCATCGGCGCGCAACTCGGGATCGGCCGCAATCGGCCGGCCTTGACCGGAGCCGAGATCGAGGACATGGACGACGCGCAACTGCGCAAGGCAGTGCTGGATGTCGACGTGTTCGCGCGGGCCAGCCCCGAGCACAAGCTGCGCCTGGTGCAGGCACTGCAGGCGGCGGGACAGGTGGCCGCCATGACCGGGGACGGGGTAAACGACGCGCCGGCGCTGAAACGGGCGGACGTCGGCGTGGCCATGGGGCTGAAGGGCACCGAGGCGGCCAAGGAAGCGGCGGACATGGTGCTGGCCGACGACAATTTCGCGACGATCGGCAATGCCGTACGCGAAGGACGGGGCATCTACGATAACATCCGGAAATTCGTCCTGTTCATGCTGCCGACCAACGGCGGCGAGGCGCTGGTGGTGGTCGCCGCCATATTATTCGAGCTCGCGCTCCCGCTGACGCCGGCCCAGGTGCTTTGGATCAACATGGTCACCTCCAGCACCTTAGGATTAGCCCTCGCCTTCGAGCGTCCCGAGCGAGACATCATGCGCCGCCCGCCGCGCGACCCCAAGGAATCGCTGCTCTCGTGGTTCTTCGCCTGGCGGATTCTGATGGTCTCCGTACTCATGATGGCGGGAGCGCTGGGCCTATTCCTCTGGGAGCTGGATCAGGGCTCCAGCCTGGAAACCGCGCGCACCATGGCGGTCAGCGCGGTCGTGGGGGCGGAGATGTTCTACCTGATCAACAGCCGCTATTTTTTTAAATCCGCCTTCTCGCTCGAAGGGCTGTTCGGCAATCGTTACGTGCTGATCGCGATCATGGCCTGTGCGGGGTTGCAGTTCGCCTATTCGCATACCCGGCCGCTGCAGGTGCTGTTCGGTTCGACCGATCTGTCGCCGGAAGAATGGCTGAAGGTGACGCTGGCCGGGGTGTTCGTGTTCGGCGTCGCCGAGATCGAGAAAGCGGTGATCCGTATCTCTAGACGGATACGTCGAAAGCTTCGCGCCGGAACGAAAACAGAATACCGACACTTACACAAAGAGGAGAGCCAATTGCGAACACCTACAACTGTTTTGGCAGCAACCGACTTCTCGGATGATGCCACGAATGCCGCCTGCCGGGCGGCCATGCTGGCCGCGGAACAGCAGGGGCGACTGGAATTGCTGCATGTCGTGAGCGCAACATCGCTGAGGGTTGTGCGCGAAATGCTCCGATCGCACGACGACGCCGAGGAAAAGCTGGTCGATGATGCGCAACGGCGGTTGGACGCATCGAGGTCGCAAGTTGTCGGGGAGACCCAGGTGGCTGCGTTCTCGAGAGTCGCGATCGGATCGGTGCCGGAAGAGATTCTTTCGGCCTCCGAGCAGGCGGATCTCCTGGTTTTGGGCGCACGCGGCCTAAGTCCCTGGCGCGAGTTTTTGCTGGGTACGACCGCTGACCGCTTGCTCAGACAATGCAAGCGGCCGGTTCTCGTCGTGAAGCGCCCGCTGGCGGCAAGCTATCGGCGTGTTCTCGTTCCAATCGATTTTTCCCCTCATTCCATCGCAGCGCTGAAGATGGCGATGGTAATCGCTCCGCACGCCGACATCATGGTTGTCCATGGTTCCGCCGTGGCCTTTGAAGGGGCTCTCCGACAGGCCGGTATCATCGAGGACGAGATCGACAGATATCGCGCTCAGGCTCAACACCAAGCGCTGAGCAGTCTCAGCGCCCTGATTGACGAAGTGTCCGACGGCTCCCATCGGATTTTCCGAACCGTGGAGCATGAGGATGCCGCTCGCCTGATCCTTGCCAAGGAAGAATCGTTCAACGCGGACCTGATCGTCATCGGCAAACATGGAAAAACGATCGTCGAGGAAATGCTTCTGGGCAGCGTGACGCGCCGCATTCTGTCCGATTCGAAATGCGACGTGCTGATCGTGCACGGAGATTCCACGGCTGGCGCTTGA